In Serratia marcescens subsp. marcescens ATCC 13880, a single genomic region encodes these proteins:
- the infC gene encoding translation initiation factor IF-3, with protein MKGGKRVQPARPNRINREIRAQEVRLTGVDGEQIGIVSLNEALEKAEEAGVDLVEISPNAEPPVCRIMDYGKFLYEKSKSTKEQKKKQKVIQVKEIKFRPGTDDGDYQVKLRNLIRFLEDGDKAKITLRFRGREMAHQQIGMEVLNRVRKDLCEDMDLAVVESFPTKIEGRQMIMVLAPKKKQ; from the coding sequence ATTAAAGGCGGAAAACGAGTTCAACCGGCGCGTCCTAATCGCATTAACAGAGAAATTCGCGCGCAAGAAGTTCGCCTAACCGGCGTCGATGGCGAGCAGATTGGTATTGTCAGTCTGAATGAAGCTCTTGAAAAAGCTGAGGAAGCGGGCGTTGATTTAGTAGAAATCAGCCCAAATGCCGAACCGCCAGTTTGCCGAATCATGGATTACGGCAAATTCCTCTACGAGAAGAGCAAGTCGACGAAAGAACAGAAGAAGAAGCAAAAAGTTATTCAGGTCAAGGAAATCAAATTCCGTCCTGGCACCGATGATGGCGACTATCAGGTCAAACTACGCAACCTGATTCGCTTTCTGGAAGATGGCGATAAAGCCAAAATCACCCTGCGTTTCCGCGGGCGTGAGATGGCGCACCAGCAGATCGGTATGGAAGTGCTTAACCGCGTCCGTAAAGACCTGTGTGAAGATATGGATCTGGCAGTGGTCGAATCCTTCCCTACGAAGATCGAAGGCCGCCAGATGATTATGGTGCTCGCTCCTAAGAAGAAACAGTAA
- the rpmI gene encoding 50S ribosomal protein L35 produces MPKIKTVRGAAKRFKKTGSGGFKRKHANLRHILTKKATKRKRHLRPKGMVSKNDLVLVTACLPYA; encoded by the coding sequence ATGCCAAAGATTAAAACTGTACGTGGTGCAGCCAAGCGCTTCAAAAAAACCGGCAGCGGTGGTTTTAAGCGTAAACATGCCAACCTGCGTCATATTCTGACCAAAAAAGCAACCAAGCGTAAACGTCACCTGCGTCCGAAAGGCATGGTGTCTAAAAACGATCTGGTCCTGGTTACCGCGTGCCTGCCGTACGCATAA
- the rplT gene encoding 50S ribosomal protein L20: MARVKRGVIARARHKKIMKQAKGYYGARSRVYRVAFQAVIKAGQYAYRDRRQRKRQFRQLWIARINAAARQNGLSYSKFINGLKKASIEIDRKILADIAVFDKVAFGALVEKAKAALA; encoded by the coding sequence ATGGCTCGCGTAAAACGTGGTGTAATTGCACGCGCACGTCACAAGAAAATCATGAAGCAGGCGAAAGGTTACTACGGTGCCCGTTCGCGCGTATATCGTGTTGCCTTCCAGGCAGTAATCAAAGCAGGTCAGTACGCTTACCGTGACCGTCGTCAACGTAAGCGTCAGTTCCGTCAGCTGTGGATTGCACGTATCAACGCAGCTGCTCGTCAGAACGGTCTGTCTTACAGCAAGTTCATCAACGGCTTGAAAAAAGCGTCGATCGAAATTGACCGTAAGATCCTGGCTGACATCGCAGTCTTCGACAAAGTGGCCTTCGGCGCACTGGTTGAGAAAGCGAAAGCAGCTCTGGCGTAA
- the pheM gene encoding pheST operon leader peptide PheM has translation MHAAIFRFFFYFSA, from the coding sequence ATGCACGCAGCTATTTTTCGTTTCTTTTTTTACTTTAGCGCCTGA